A genomic segment from Paralichthys olivaceus isolate ysfri-2021 chromosome 22, ASM2471397v2, whole genome shotgun sequence encodes:
- the ccs gene encoding copper chaperone for superoxide dismutase isoform X1, whose product MAAAGSGFSRFSSALIKVGSCLFNSVFISRVTTSGAKMESDTASRLEFAVQMTCDSCAQRVRAALEGEPGVRSVSVDVGREEVLVESTLTSAEVQALIESTGRRAVLKGIGGSDQADLGSAVAMLAGGGQIQGVVRFLQLSEERCLIDGTIDGLEPGPHGLHVHSLGDLTQDCSSCGDHYNPFGRRHGGPGDAERHVGDLGNVVAGPTGRASFRLEDNQLKVWDVIGRSLVVDAGEDDLGRGSHPLSTRTGNSGERLACGIIARSAGLFQNPKQICACDGVTLWEERDRPIAGTGRSKASAETPAAHL is encoded by the exons ATGGCCGCCGCCGGCAGCGGGTTCAGTCGTTTCTCTTCCGCGTTGATAAAAGTGGGAAGTTGTTTGTTTAACTCGGTTTTTATCTCACGAGTGACGACGAGCGGAGCCAAGATGGAGTCCGACACAGCGAGCAGG CTGGAGTTCGCGGTGCAGATGACGTGTGACAGCTGTGCACAGAGAGTCAGAGCTGCTCTGGAGGGAGAACCTG GAGTCCGGTCCGTCAGTGTGGACGTGGGCAGGGAGGAGGTGCTGGTGGAGTCGACTCTGACCAGTGCGGAGGTGCAGGCTCTGATCGAGAGCACCGGACGCAGGGCGGTGCTGAAAGGCATCGGAGGATCAGACCAAG CAGATCTGGGATCAGCGGTGGCCATGCTGGCGGGTGGAGGACAGATCCAGGGCGTGGTGCGTTTCCTGCAGTTATCGGAGGAGCGCTGCCTCATAGATGGGACCATTGATGGGTTGGAGCCCGGACCCCACGGCCTCCACGTCCACAGCCTGGGAGACCTGACCCAGGACTGCAGCAG TTGTGGGGACCACTACAACCCCTTTGGAAGACGGCACGGTGGTCCAGGAGACGCTGAGAGG CATGTAGGTGATCTGGGGAATGTTGTTGCTGGACCAACGGGCAGAGCCTCATTTCGACTAGAAGACAATCAGTTAAAg GTGTGGGACGTGATTGGCCGATCACTGGTCGTGGACGCGGGGGAGGACGACCTGGGCCGAGGGAGTCACCCACTCTCCACACGGACTGGAAACTCTGGGGAAAG ACTGGCCTGTGGGATCATCGCTCGATCTGCTGGCCTCTTCCAAAACCCCAAACAGATATGTGCCTGTGATGGGGTCACcctgtgggaggagagagaccgTCCGATAGCCGGGACAGGTCGAAGCAAGGCCAGCGCGGAGACGCCGGCAGCTCACCTGTGA
- the rbm14b gene encoding RNA-binding protein 14b isoform X1, giving the protein MYRFLNGSSALLDRRFVVSSQANMCAMDKSNTVKLFVGNLALDTTQEELSAIFEPYGQVVSCSVLRQFAFVHLQGEGAAERAIRELNGREFRGRNLVVEESRGRPLHSTKVFVGNLSGMCTTEDLQQLFQTFGKVLECDKVKARHSSSTGYAFVHMENKEDALQAIEALHGTSFKGRPLSVELSKVQPSKQAPTGKIPCVNCGKQGHYAGECPVGKPSLEQYQSQAAVLAAAAAAAAGLPLQVQQSVHNSVYNTSTFDPTYAALTGITTGTRTDGNPVNPAVYGALASQVYGANVANQLYGSVANQAALTSGATQMYSSMTPNIYGQVAASPAAAAAAAAAAAYSTPVYTPTMGNPPVYLTAAPGLEMQTAAAAVNSAYTVAPAIYGAATPAYAHISAMGAADHTQAIFEAARQAHYFAQGQHVLAEQQSAAAAAAVAAAKSGERDRSPLRRSTPLLPDPVMKPFMYQRVKPRRPLLPTPAGRAAEEAAEAAEDPMARYYAEYYQQLQQYPQFQYAYQPQSTVTGIPGMPGVSAMSAVQAVSAMSGQPVATLDALRPVVPTAAAVAAAMAAPRVYEPPLPPPTRKEAILRRPELSLHTPEPPFR; this is encoded by the exons ATGTATAGATTTCTGAATGGAAGCTCTGCTTTGTTGGACCGGAGGTTTGTGGTCAGCTCACAGGCAAATATGTG CGCCATGGACAAGAGCAACACAGTGAAGCTCTTCGTGGGCAACCTGGCATTGGACACCACCCAGGAGGAGCTGTCGGCCATCTTCGAGCCCTACGGCCAGGTGGTCAGCTGCAGCGTGCTGCGGCAGTTTGCCTTTGTGCACCTGCAGGGCGAGGGCGCCGCCGAGCGCGCCATCCGGGAACTCAATGGGCGGGAATTTCGTGGTCGGAACTTGGTGGTGGAGGAGTCCAGGGGACGACCGCTGCACTCCACCAAGGTGTTTGTGGGTAACCTGAGCGGGATGTGCACCACTGAAGATCTACAGCAGTTGTTTCAGACGTTTGGAAAAGTTCTGGAATGTGACAAAGTCAAAG CCAGGCATTCCTCTTCCACAGGCTACGCCTTCGTTCACATGGAGAACAAGGAGGACGCTCTCCAGGCCATCGAGGCCCTGCATGGCACCTCGTTCAAGGGACGCCCCCTGTCTGTGGAGCTGTCTAAGGTCCAGCCCAGCAAGCAGGCGCCTACAGGGAAGATCCCCTGTGTTAACTGTGGAAAGCAGGGCCACTATGCTGGAGAGTGCCCCGTGGGGAAGCCCTCTCTGGAGCAGTACCAGAGTCAAGCAGCTGTCCTggctgccgctgccgctgcAGCAGCCGGACTGCCTCTACAGGTCCAACAAAGTGTGCACAACTCAGTCTACAACACCTCCACCTTCGATCCCACATACGCAGCGCTCACTGGGATAACCACGGGAACACGCACTGACGGAAATCCAGTGAACCCAGCGGTTTACGGTGCCCTTGCCAGCCAGGTGTATGGTGCCAATGTTGCCAATCAGCTATATGGTTCGGTGGCCAATCAGGCAGCTCTCACATCAGGCGCCACCCAAATGTACAGCTCCATGACCCCCAACATCTACGGCCAGGTGGCTGCAAGTCCAGcggctgctgcggctgctgctgctgcggctgcctACTCAACTCCAGTTTACACCCCAACCATGGGCAACCcccctgtttacctgactgctGCTCCTGGGCTAGAaatgcagacagcagcagctgcagtaaaCTCTGCCTACACTGTAGCTCCGGCAATTTATGGCGCTGCCACACCGGCCTACGCTCACATAAGCGCCATGGGAGCAGCGGACCATACTCAAGCCATCTTTGAGGCAGCAAGGCAGGCACATTACTTTGCCCAAGGTCAGCACGTCTTGGCGGAGCAGCAGTCAGCGGCTGCTGCAGCGGCGGTGGCTGCAGCAAAATCTGGTGAGAGGGACCGTAGTCCCCTGCGGAGGTCAACGCCCCTGCTGCCGGACCCTGTGATGAAGCCGTTCATGTACCAGAGAGTCAAGCCACGCCGACCCCTCCTCCCCACCCCTGCTGGTCGAGCAGCAGAAGAGGCCGCCGAGGCTGCGGAGGACCCCATGGCCAG GTACTATGCGGAGTActaccagcagctgcagcagtaccCACAGTTCCAGTACGCCTACCAACCACAGAGCACAGTGACGGGCATCCCTGGCATGCCGGGAGTGTCGGCCATGTCTGCGGTCCAAGCTGTATCTGCGATGTCGGGCCAGCCGGTCGCTACGCTGGACGCCCTCAGGCCAGTGGTCCCCACCGCTGCGGCAGTGGCAGCCGCCATGGCTGCACCCAGGGTGTATGAGCCGCCGTTGCCGCCGCCCACGCGCAAGGAGGCCATCCTCCGCCGCCCCGAACTCTCCCTTCACACGCCTGAGCCCCCCTTCCGATAG
- the rbm14b gene encoding RNA-binding protein 14b isoform X2: MDKSNTVKLFVGNLALDTTQEELSAIFEPYGQVVSCSVLRQFAFVHLQGEGAAERAIRELNGREFRGRNLVVEESRGRPLHSTKVFVGNLSGMCTTEDLQQLFQTFGKVLECDKVKARHSSSTGYAFVHMENKEDALQAIEALHGTSFKGRPLSVELSKVQPSKQAPTGKIPCVNCGKQGHYAGECPVGKPSLEQYQSQAAVLAAAAAAAAGLPLQVQQSVHNSVYNTSTFDPTYAALTGITTGTRTDGNPVNPAVYGALASQVYGANVANQLYGSVANQAALTSGATQMYSSMTPNIYGQVAASPAAAAAAAAAAAYSTPVYTPTMGNPPVYLTAAPGLEMQTAAAAVNSAYTVAPAIYGAATPAYAHISAMGAADHTQAIFEAARQAHYFAQGQHVLAEQQSAAAAAAVAAAKSGERDRSPLRRSTPLLPDPVMKPFMYQRVKPRRPLLPTPAGRAAEEAAEAAEDPMARYYAEYYQQLQQYPQFQYAYQPQSTVTGIPGMPGVSAMSAVQAVSAMSGQPVATLDALRPVVPTAAAVAAAMAAPRVYEPPLPPPTRKEAILRRPELSLHTPEPPFR; encoded by the exons ATGGACAAGAGCAACACAGTGAAGCTCTTCGTGGGCAACCTGGCATTGGACACCACCCAGGAGGAGCTGTCGGCCATCTTCGAGCCCTACGGCCAGGTGGTCAGCTGCAGCGTGCTGCGGCAGTTTGCCTTTGTGCACCTGCAGGGCGAGGGCGCCGCCGAGCGCGCCATCCGGGAACTCAATGGGCGGGAATTTCGTGGTCGGAACTTGGTGGTGGAGGAGTCCAGGGGACGACCGCTGCACTCCACCAAGGTGTTTGTGGGTAACCTGAGCGGGATGTGCACCACTGAAGATCTACAGCAGTTGTTTCAGACGTTTGGAAAAGTTCTGGAATGTGACAAAGTCAAAG CCAGGCATTCCTCTTCCACAGGCTACGCCTTCGTTCACATGGAGAACAAGGAGGACGCTCTCCAGGCCATCGAGGCCCTGCATGGCACCTCGTTCAAGGGACGCCCCCTGTCTGTGGAGCTGTCTAAGGTCCAGCCCAGCAAGCAGGCGCCTACAGGGAAGATCCCCTGTGTTAACTGTGGAAAGCAGGGCCACTATGCTGGAGAGTGCCCCGTGGGGAAGCCCTCTCTGGAGCAGTACCAGAGTCAAGCAGCTGTCCTggctgccgctgccgctgcAGCAGCCGGACTGCCTCTACAGGTCCAACAAAGTGTGCACAACTCAGTCTACAACACCTCCACCTTCGATCCCACATACGCAGCGCTCACTGGGATAACCACGGGAACACGCACTGACGGAAATCCAGTGAACCCAGCGGTTTACGGTGCCCTTGCCAGCCAGGTGTATGGTGCCAATGTTGCCAATCAGCTATATGGTTCGGTGGCCAATCAGGCAGCTCTCACATCAGGCGCCACCCAAATGTACAGCTCCATGACCCCCAACATCTACGGCCAGGTGGCTGCAAGTCCAGcggctgctgcggctgctgctgctgcggctgcctACTCAACTCCAGTTTACACCCCAACCATGGGCAACCcccctgtttacctgactgctGCTCCTGGGCTAGAaatgcagacagcagcagctgcagtaaaCTCTGCCTACACTGTAGCTCCGGCAATTTATGGCGCTGCCACACCGGCCTACGCTCACATAAGCGCCATGGGAGCAGCGGACCATACTCAAGCCATCTTTGAGGCAGCAAGGCAGGCACATTACTTTGCCCAAGGTCAGCACGTCTTGGCGGAGCAGCAGTCAGCGGCTGCTGCAGCGGCGGTGGCTGCAGCAAAATCTGGTGAGAGGGACCGTAGTCCCCTGCGGAGGTCAACGCCCCTGCTGCCGGACCCTGTGATGAAGCCGTTCATGTACCAGAGAGTCAAGCCACGCCGACCCCTCCTCCCCACCCCTGCTGGTCGAGCAGCAGAAGAGGCCGCCGAGGCTGCGGAGGACCCCATGGCCAG GTACTATGCGGAGTActaccagcagctgcagcagtaccCACAGTTCCAGTACGCCTACCAACCACAGAGCACAGTGACGGGCATCCCTGGCATGCCGGGAGTGTCGGCCATGTCTGCGGTCCAAGCTGTATCTGCGATGTCGGGCCAGCCGGTCGCTACGCTGGACGCCCTCAGGCCAGTGGTCCCCACCGCTGCGGCAGTGGCAGCCGCCATGGCTGCACCCAGGGTGTATGAGCCGCCGTTGCCGCCGCCCACGCGCAAGGAGGCCATCCTCCGCCGCCCCGAACTCTCCCTTCACACGCCTGAGCCCCCCTTCCGATAG
- the ccs gene encoding copper chaperone for superoxide dismutase isoform X2 has translation MAAAGSGFSRFSSALIKVGSCLFNSVFISRVTTSGAKMESDTASRLEFAVQMTCDSCAQRVRAALEGEPGVRSVSVDVGREEVLVESTLTSAEVQALIESTGRRAVLKGIGGSDQDLGSAVAMLAGGGQIQGVVRFLQLSEERCLIDGTIDGLEPGPHGLHVHSLGDLTQDCSSCGDHYNPFGRRHGGPGDAERHVGDLGNVVAGPTGRASFRLEDNQLKVWDVIGRSLVVDAGEDDLGRGSHPLSTRTGNSGERLACGIIARSAGLFQNPKQICACDGVTLWEERDRPIAGTGRSKASAETPAAHL, from the exons ATGGCCGCCGCCGGCAGCGGGTTCAGTCGTTTCTCTTCCGCGTTGATAAAAGTGGGAAGTTGTTTGTTTAACTCGGTTTTTATCTCACGAGTGACGACGAGCGGAGCCAAGATGGAGTCCGACACAGCGAGCAGG CTGGAGTTCGCGGTGCAGATGACGTGTGACAGCTGTGCACAGAGAGTCAGAGCTGCTCTGGAGGGAGAACCTG GAGTCCGGTCCGTCAGTGTGGACGTGGGCAGGGAGGAGGTGCTGGTGGAGTCGACTCTGACCAGTGCGGAGGTGCAGGCTCTGATCGAGAGCACCGGACGCAGGGCGGTGCTGAAAGGCATCGGAGGATCAGACCAAG ATCTGGGATCAGCGGTGGCCATGCTGGCGGGTGGAGGACAGATCCAGGGCGTGGTGCGTTTCCTGCAGTTATCGGAGGAGCGCTGCCTCATAGATGGGACCATTGATGGGTTGGAGCCCGGACCCCACGGCCTCCACGTCCACAGCCTGGGAGACCTGACCCAGGACTGCAGCAG TTGTGGGGACCACTACAACCCCTTTGGAAGACGGCACGGTGGTCCAGGAGACGCTGAGAGG CATGTAGGTGATCTGGGGAATGTTGTTGCTGGACCAACGGGCAGAGCCTCATTTCGACTAGAAGACAATCAGTTAAAg GTGTGGGACGTGATTGGCCGATCACTGGTCGTGGACGCGGGGGAGGACGACCTGGGCCGAGGGAGTCACCCACTCTCCACACGGACTGGAAACTCTGGGGAAAG ACTGGCCTGTGGGATCATCGCTCGATCTGCTGGCCTCTTCCAAAACCCCAAACAGATATGTGCCTGTGATGGGGTCACcctgtgggaggagagagaccgTCCGATAGCCGGGACAGGTCGAAGCAAGGCCAGCGCGGAGACGCCGGCAGCTCACCTGTGA
- the actn3b gene encoding alpha-actinin-3b has product MTAVETQITYSNSYTIQHEEAYMTQEDDWDRDLLLDPAWEKQQRKTFTAWCNSHLRKAGTQIENIEEDFRNGLKLMLLLEVISGERLPKPDKGKMRFHKIANVNKALDFICSKGVKLVSIGAEEIVDGNGKMTLGMIWTIILRFAIQDISVEETSAKEGLLLWCQRKTAPYRNVNVQNFHISWKDGLALCALIHRHRPDLIDYSKLRKDDPIGNLNTAFEVAEKFLDIPKMLDAEDIVNTPKPDEKAIMTYVSCFYHAFAGAEQAETAANRICKVLAVNQENEKLMEEYEKLASELLEWIRRTIPWLENRVTEQTMRAMQQKLEDFRDYRRIHKPPRVQEKCQLEINFNTLQTKLRLSNRPAFMPSEGKMVSDIANAWKGLEQVEKGYEEWLLTEIRRLERLDHLAEKFKQKCAMHESWTGGKEDLLSQKDYESASLMEIRALMRKHEAFESDLAAHQDRVEQIAAIAQELNELDYHDAATVNTRCQGICDQWDNLGTLTQKRRDALERVEKLWETIDQLYLEFAKRAAPFNNWMDGAMEDLQDMFIVHSIEEIQSLITAHDQFKATLPEADKERMATMGIHNEILKIAQTYGIKLSGINPYTNLTPPDISTKWDTVKHLVPLRDQMLQEEVARQQANERLRRQFAAQANIIGPWIQTKMEEISHVSVDIAGSLEEQMNSLKQYEQNIINYKSNIDKLEGDHQLSQESLIFDNKHTNYTMEHIRVGWEQLLTTIARTINEVENQILTRDAKGISQEQLNEFRASFNHFDRKRNGMMDPDDFRACLISMGYDLGEVEFARIMTLVDPNNTGVVTFQAFIDFMTRETAETDTAEQVMASFKILASDKNYITVDELRRELPPEQAEYCISRMTRYIGVDSPTGALDYISFSSALYGESDL; this is encoded by the exons ATGACAGCTGTCGAAACCCAGATTACATACAGCAACTCCTACACGATCCAACATGAGGAGGCGTACATGACCCAAGAGGACGACTGGGACAGggacctgctgctggacccCGCCTgggagaagcagcagaggaag ACCTTCACAGCCTGGTGTAACTCCCACTTGAGGAAAGCCGGGACACAGATTGAGAACATCGAGGAGGATTTCAGAAATGGCCTGAagctcatgctgctgctggaggtcatATCAG gcgAGCGGCTGCCAAAACCCGACAAAGGCAAGATGCGTTTCCACAAGATCGCCAACGTGAATAAAGCCCTGGACTTCATCTGCAGCAAGGGCGTGAAGCTGGTGTCTATTGGTGCTGAGG aaatcGTGGACGGTAATGGGAAGATGACCCTCGGAATGATCTGGACCATCATCCTGCGCTTTGCCATCCAGGACATTTCTGTGGAAG agacctctgccaaggagggtCTGCTGCTGTGGTGCCAGAGGAAGACTGCCCCCTACAGGAACGTCAACGTGCAGAACTTCCACATCAG ctgGAAGGACGGCCTGGCTCTGTGCGCCCTCATCCACAGACACAGACCCGACCTTATCGACTACTCCAAACTGAGAAAG gatgaCCCCATTGGAAACCTGAACACCGCCTTCGAGGTGGCGGAGAAGTTCCTGGACATCCCCAAGATGCTCGACGCTGAAG ATATTGTGAACACACCCAAACCCGATGAGAAGGCCATCATGACCTACGTGTCCTGCTTCTACCACGCCTTCGCCGGAGCTGAGCAG GCTGAGACCGCCGCCAACCGTATCTGCAAAGTTCTGGCCGTCAACCAGGAGAACGAGAAACTGATGGAGGAGTACGAGAAGCTGGCGAGCGAG ctgctggagtgGATCCGCCGCACCATCCCCTGGCTGGAGAACCGTGTGACGGAGCAGACCATGAGGGCCATGCAGCAGAAGCTGGAGGACTTCCGTGACTACCGCCGCATCCACAAGCCGCCACGCGTGCAGGAGAAATGTCAGCTGGAGATCAACTTCAACACCCTGCAGACCAAGCTGAGGCTCAGCAACAGGCCCGCCTTCATGCCCTCCGAGGGCAAGATGGTGTCG gacaTCGCCAACGCCTGGAAGGGTCTGGAGCAGGTGGAGAAGGGCTACGAGGAGTGGCTGCTGACGGAGATCCGCCGCCTGGAGAGACTCGACCACTTGGCTGAGAAGTTCAAGCAGAAGTGTGCGATGCACGAGTCCTGGACTGGAG GTAAGGAGGACTTGTTGTCCCAGAAGGATTACGAGTCAGCTTCTCTGATGGAGATCAGAGCTCTCATGAGGAAGCACGAGGCCTTCGAGAGCGACCTCGCCGCTCACCAGGACCGAGTGGAGCAGATCGCCGCCATCGCCCAGGAGCTGAA CGAGCTGGATTACCACGATGCTGCCACAGTCAACACCCGCTGCCAGGGCATCTGTGACCAGTGGGACAACCTGGGGACCCTGACCCAGAAGAGGAGGGACGCACTGGAG cgtgtGGAGAAGCTGTGGGAGACTATTGACCAGCTGTATCTGGAGTTTGCCAAGAGGGCGGCGCCCTTTAACAACTGGATGGACGGAGCCATGGAGGACCTGCAGGACATGTTCATCGTCCACAGCATCGAGGAGatccag agtCTGATCACCGCTCACGACCAGTTCAAGGCCACTCTGCCCGAGGCCGACAAGGAGCGCATGGCCACCATGGGCATCCACAACGAGATCCTGAAGATCGCCCAGACCTACGGCATCAAGCTGTCCGGAATCAACCCCTACACCAACCTCACCCCCCCGGACATCAGCACTAAGTGGGACACT GTGAAGCACCTCGTGCCCCTCAGAGACCAAATGCTCCAGGAGGAGGTGGCCAGACAACAGGCCAACGAGAGGCTGAGGCGCCAGTTTGCTGCCCAGGCCAACATCATCGGACCCTGGATTCAAACCAAGATGGAG GAGATCAGCCACGTGTCCGTGGACATCGCCGGCTCCCTGGAGGAACAGATGAACAGCCTGAAGCAGTACGAGCAGAACATCATCAACTACAAATCCAACATCGACAAGCTGGAGGGCGACCACCAGCTCAGCCAGGAGTCCCTCATCTTCGACAACAAGCACACCAACTACACCATGGAG CACATCCGCGTGGGCTGGGAGCAGCTGCTCACCACCATCGCCAGAACCATCAACGAGGTGGAGAACCAGATCCTGACCCGCGACGCCAAGGGCATCAGCCAGGAGCAGCTCAACGAGTTCAGAGCCTCCTTCAACCACTTCGACAGG AAGAGAAACGGGATGATGGACCCAGACGACTTCCGCGCCTGCCTCATCTCCATGGGCTACGATCTG GGTGAGGTGGAGTTTGCTCGCATCATGACCCTGGTGGACCCCAACAACACGGGCGTGGTGACCTTCCAGGCCTTCATCGACTTCATGACCCGCGAGACCGCTGAGACAGACACCGCAGAACAGGTCATGGCCTCCTTCAAGATTCTGGCCTCAGACAAG AACTACATCACAGTGGACGAGCTGCGCAGGGAGCTGCCTCCCGAGCAGGCCGAGTACTGTATCAGCCGCATGACCAGGTACATCGGAGTCGACAGCCCGACCGGCGCCCTGGACTACATCTCCTTCTCCAGTGCCCTCTACGGAGAGAGCGACTTATAA